The following is a genomic window from Rhododendron vialii isolate Sample 1 chromosome 9a, ASM3025357v1.
AGATATAtctgcaccttttttttttgttcaaatgaTGCATTAAAATTCACTTACCCATTTTCTTTTGCCTGTGGTATGTGTTTTACTGCTTATTCTCAGAAGAGAGATGAGTTTGTTTCTTTTGAAATGTGTCTTCGTTAATATTTTACTGTGGTCTCTCCCAATTTACTAATTCTTCTTAAAGGTTCCTTGTTGGAGAACTGTAGTCTTTAATTCCATTCTAAAGAAATCCCCTACCAAAATTTAGGCCCGCAACCTCAGCCAATGCATTGGTGGGAAGACTGAAGGGCATTCAACTATATTATAACCCCTGAGTTTTATGAATCAGATGAATTGCATGGCTAAATGTGCAACTATGAACATTAACCAACATTATCCATGTGGGTTTTGACATATTTCTCATCGCTGATTAGCGACTTAATTTATATGTAGATGCTAATACTAGGCAATGTTATTGGAGATTGCATCTCTGGACTTACTCAGCTAAAAACACTAGATGTTGTTGCCCATGCAAGACTGGATTCGGTTAGAACTATATTACTCGACAGTTGTTGTCTATTGcttaatttttcaacttccGGACTGGTAGATTTTAGATAATATCACCTGTGACATGGTGAACAACTGAAGGCATTTATTGCTGTATTAGTAGCGGAAATCATTTAGTTATGACGGACTAATCTGTGTGTTTTATGATTTGAGAGCAAGACAAAACAATGTGGGCATTGAATTTGCTACATTTACTCTCTCTTTTGTCGGATCGGCAAAAGtcaatattgttagaatagttagattaacatCTTGGAGtaggagttgaactcctgacctcctttcTCTTGGAACTTAAGTGCACCCTGTGTACCTTATGATGCCgttgggccaaaggcctcttggcatTTGCTATGTTCGCTTAAGAGCTAAGATCATCTTATTTTCCTCTTAATTGTGCAAAATATTGTGCCCAACCATCACAATTGACAACCCACCATTTCAACAGCTGTGCTGCCTCCATTTCTCCAACCTGTATATAAATCCATTTACCATTGTTACAGCTCTACCGGAACTTCCTATTATTCTACTTATTAGAAGTGTTGAAATTATCAAAATCAACTGCGGTGTTTTTCATCTTCACGTGGTTGGCTTATGCTCAAATTGCCTCTGATTCCTCCTTCATGCCAGGTAGCGTTTGCTAAGAGAGCATTGGAAGATCCAGAGCTAAGGACAGCACATAACGTGCACAAAATGTCATCGGTTTTAGGAGGAGCTCTTTTCATTGCCGACGATGTCTTCCCCGATACTCCATTTCTTCATGCTGCTTGGCATCTTGCTGCTGCTGTAGGTGTTGGTACTTGTAACAAGCTGCTTTAGCgcgtatatatgtatacttCAGTACTCCATACCCAAAGGGGCTTCACCTGTTGCAAACTGTTTGCGGTTCCGGTAAATCGTTTTGAACGTCGAATGAGGTAACTAACCTTACCTAGGGTGTTCAAAGGGCATGAAACTGTGTCATTTAGTTGGAGAATGGAGTTTTTGCTGTAAACTAGTGGCAACTCTCGTTGCTTTGTAATATATTTGGGCAATACTGAAAACTGCTAGTGCTATGTTTTTACCAATAATGCATGTTTTTGTCGTAAATAGACATCTATCTTGTCCTCCAAGGTGGCCCGTGGGCATCATGGGCTCGAGTCACGGAAACCACCTCTTTGCATGTTGGGATAAGGCTACaatttagggatggcaatctcaCTTGAACCGATGGTTAACAAAAATCAAACCGATCATAACGGTTTTTAATCGATTTTTAATTTGAAGAAATTGGCCGAttcgattttgattttgattttatatgAGAAGAAATATGAACCATAATCTAAGTCGAAACCAAACTGCAATATAAATTCGAAATTACCTTTACACGGCTATGAAAATTTGGATGATGGATTTACTCAATGGTATATTAATTTGCAGGATATTTTAGTGTCTTTGAACTCTATGGATTTACTCTCTCCTTGTTTTGTGTTTAGAAGAGAAGTTTTATGGTGTTGTTAACTGTGATTTTGTCTCTGTGTttagaaaattgattgattttgtatTAATTGCACTTTAATTTACATTgtccttaatttttttccctgccCCTTTCATCCGGTTAATTAAGGTGGGGAGATTAAAATGGTTGACTACCGGTTTCGGTGAAAACCCGAACACCGTTTTAAGATGTATAGATAATCCAATAACCACCTTAATTAAGTTATAATTAaggggaaaaaactgaaatagtccctgtagttaagtatttgtgtcaatttggtctctgtagttgtaattggcttgATTTACActttgtacttttcattttgtttcaatttggtccaattactaactttcgttagtccgccgttagtcctttaaactacaaaattatatggctcccttttttggggttaaaatagactcgttcggctaaataagccaactggcttattttttatccttattgaatttttttttgtattggttagtttttcgtcaatttttttggggttattgcatcgttatgatcgatgagaggaatctaaaaaataaaaaattatgatcgaaatccaattttttttaataaagacaaaaaaattggctcattggcttatttttgtctttattcaaaaaaaataagtttcgatcgtaattttttactttttagattcctcttgttatgacgatgcaataatttccaaaaaaatgacgaaaaactaacaaatacgaaaaaaattgaataaggacaaaaaaaaagggagtttataaatgcaactgcgaatttactgcaCGTAACATTTTACTAACTTAAACCACAAATCTTATAAAAATTGTTATCATACAACCCCAAAATAGGCATGAACTTCCAAAATTATCCCTCCCCAATCCAtcggccaattttttttgaaaaccctcCATTCCCCTCTCGCCTCTCTCTGTTTTCTGAAAAACCCACGACCCTCGCTCCAATTCTGAAACCCACCGAAACAGCACCACTTCCCTTCCCCCTTCTCCCCGTTCTTCTCCCTCCCTACCTCTGCTGTCTCCATTGTCGAACCACCACCGCCACACATCAGCAAGCACCACCACGGTGGCATCACTTCCGTCGTCCAACCCAACTCCTTGAAAAGGTAATTTTTGAATCCCTAACTGATACAATTAGATATTAGAACTTGATTTTAGGTTTTCTGTTCAATTATTAGAGTCCGAAAATCTGGTGCCATATTCAGACAtataaacttgaaattttcaatttatttcagatgtttgaaattgatttctgTGACAGATTTCGAACTTAAgaatctgattttttacatttatttgAGATGTTTGAATCtgaaacagattgaaaattatagtGGTTCCTCTATGTTCGTTTTATGTGTTTCTAATCAACCGTAAATAACTTTGAACACCATGTGTTCGATGAAATTCCTGAGAGAAAAACCAATGTAGAAAAGAGGACTAGTTGATCCGATTAGTTTCTATCAAAGAGTTTCGCTAAAGGACGGAGTGCATTTATCAAATAAGGGATTGGAAATCACtacctttgtttgtttttcttaatAATTCTATTGAATAGGCGTTGGTTCTATAGCAATTGTAATTCAGCAGCTCATTGTTCCGAACTTTAGAAGTTAGTTTCTCATTAATGGATAATCTAGCTGCGATTAAAAATGTAGTAATGATGATCGGTACTTTAGTTGTATAATCATCCGTAGTTATATGTGAAAACCTTTAGGCGGGAAAAAACCCAATTCTCATGTTAATCTTTAGTCCACTGCTCTCCAGTTCAAACATTCAATCTCTAAAAGTTGTACATGGAGCAAATCTGGAATATAAAGGTTCTCTCACACTAAGACACATTGTGGAAGTTTACATTTCTTACGTTGGGTCGTTTGACTCATTTGTGTTTGGTCCTGGAAGTACTTATTTGACAACTTTGTTGCTATTTGAGCAATACCTAAATCTTATGGAATGCTGTTAACTCAGGCAAttattgtcttttcttttttcaaatttttgttagCATGTTGAAGAGCCTAGTTACTATGGTGCTTGGGAGAGTGATAGAATGAATAACCATTTTGGTAATTGTTGCTTGTGAGTCATGCATGGGAATTATGATGgagagcaaaaaaataaacatgttGCAATCTAGTCATCCACATCATTCAGTTCCTAAGATGGATTAGATGGAAAGAATTACAGCTACGAAGTGGATAGTTAAAACACTATGGAAACAAGTTACGTGACTGTCCAACTTTTCATGGGTTTCAGCCTAAGCCTAGAACACATCCTAGGTTGGGAAAACACAAAGAAGGCAAACGAATCCACCAACGTCATGCAATCTACAAATGCATTGTGCGTAAGATAGATTCACAGACGATATCCACATTCGGAAATTCAAAGAATAATGAAAGTAAACAATAGAGCAGTAAGATACGAAGTCTAATGGTATGAAGGCAATAATATTGCTTGTGAGTttcatattatttattttttccttttcatggtATAACACTTATATgcgcaaattattttttttgggcaatAAATAAAGGTCTTTTCCACTTGAGTACTGGTTTTTCTATGTTTCTttcttataatattttttcaagaattggTCTTATTTGCTTATACTATGTGAGATGTTCTATCATTTTAGATGTTTAAAATCGATTTTTTTGACAGAAAATGTAGAGGAATCCATGTGCTAAAGGTTGATTGCTCTGAATTGGTGAATACAGGGAAATGAAGAGGACTCGTCCTACTATTTCAGCAAGAAAGAGGAAGGCTGACCAAACTTTAACTTCAGAAGTTGGAGAAGTTGGAGGGAGAGGACGACGACAGAGGCAGAAGAAGGTTGTCAGAGAGGTCAGGGAGGAGGGGAACAGGCCTGAGGCAGAGCAACAAGTGGAGGAGAATGCTATAGAGGCAGAGGAGGAGGCTAGGCACAATGCACAGGCGGAGGAGGTCCAGGAGGAGGCCAGGCCGGATGCACAGGCGGAAGAGGATGAGGCAAGGCCTGATGGACAGGCGGAGGAAGAGGCTAGGCCCGATACACATGAGGACGATGCACACATTGAGGCTTCGGTTGTACGCAGAGGGCGAGGGAGAGGGCGACAACAGAGGCAGAGGCATGATGAGGTTCTGGTTGGTCCAGAAGATCCGAGCTTGTTAAAGGATTTCAGGAATCATGTTGCAGCTAATATTTGGAATGGTAGGGAGCGACAGTTGTTGAAAATATATAACCACTCGCgttatttgaaaatttgggaGCTACCGACAACCAATCGTAGGTTCATGGATAGGGTTAAAGCTTCAGGGTTGTTTCCACTCGCTCAAATTACTTACAGGTATTGCAACAAGGTGTTAGTGTCTGCGTTTGTGGAGAGGTGGCACCCAGAGACAAACAGCTTCCACTTTGGGTTTGGGGAGATGACCATTACACTTGAAGACGTGCTCTATCTTGTTGGGCTCCCAGTCGAGGGGTTAGCTGTGCATGCAGAGGTTCATAGTAAGGAGGATTGTGTTGCTATTGTGCATAGATGTCTTGGTGTGACAATGGCTGAAGCGAGTGACGCTGTTTCTTGCGGTGGTGTTAAATTGCACTGGTTGAAAAATACTTTCATGAATGTGGGAGATGATGCCATAGATGAGAGGGTGGATTATTGTGCACGGGCTTTCTTGTTGTACCTTCTCGGGACCACACTATTTGTGGACAAGACTGAAATTAGGGTGAATGTTTCCTACCTCGCTCTTTTGTTTGACTTGGGACAGGTTAGGAGGTATGCTTGGGGTGTAGGAGCATTGGGGTTCCTGTATAGGCAGCTTGGACAAGCAAGTAGAAGTCACGTTATGCAAATGGGTGGCTACATGACCTTGTTGGAGGTAGTTagttatttttataaatattgCTACACGAACAACGATTTAGATATGTCTCGCACATTAATTGCATGTACTTATTCATCAAATACGTGAAAAAATTACATATCTCTCGCACATTATACACGGACAATTTACTTAAAACATTGAAATGAGAGACAGAGAGTTATAGAGAATATATCGAGACATGTTCAAACTTAAAGAGATTTGCTAGAGAGAGGATACGGATACATACACGTTGATGGACTTTGTACTTTTTATAATTAGGACATGAATTTTATAGATTTGGGACATTAATTtggacacggatacggacacgttAAATTTGCAATGTACACATGGATTCTGGATTACTAAATATATGAATTATGTGTACTAAAATGCAGGCATGGATACAAGAGCATTTTCCAATGTTCCAACACGCCATGAATGCAAACTACACGGAGGACCTACCACGGGCAGCACGCTGGCAAAGTCGTAAGGAGGCTAAGTCGGCCACAACAGTCCGCTACCGTGAGATGTTGGACGATGTCCAAGCTAGTCAGGTAACTAGAACACATACTTGTAAATTTTATTGAAGTAATCTTTTGACTTATGGAAAATTTGTTGGGCAGGTGGTTTTTGACCCGTACAGAGAACGTAGGCAAGTTGTGGCAGATATAGCTTTATACACTGGCTGCATCTGTTGCATGATCGTCATTGAGCCCTACCTACCGGATAGAGTTTTGAGGCAGTTCGGCCTTGTGCAGTTAGTCCCTGGGCCTC
Proteins encoded in this region:
- the LOC131301881 gene encoding protein MAIN-LIKE 1-like, translating into MKRTRPTISARKRKADQTLTSEVGEVGGRGRRQRQKKVVREVREEGNRPEAEQQVEENAIEAEEEARHNAQAEEVQEEARPDAQAEEDEARPDGQAEEEARPDTHEDDAHIEASVVRRGRGRGRQQRQRHDEVLVGPEDPSLLKDFRNHVAANIWNGRERQLLKIYNHSRYLKIWELPTTNRRFMDRVKASGLFPLAQITYRYCNKVLVSAFVERWHPETNSFHFGFGEMTITLEDVLYLVGLPVEGLAVHAEVHSKEDCVAIVHRCLGVTMAEASDAVSCGGVKLHWLKNTFMNVGDDAIDERVDYCARAFLLYLLGTTLFVDKTEIRVNVSYLALLFDLGQVRRYAWGVGALGFLYRQLGQASRSHVMQMGGYMTLLEAWIQEHFPMFQHAMNANYTEDLPRAARWQSRKEAKSATTVRYREMLDDVQASQVVFDPYRERRQVVADIALYTGCICCMIVIEPYLPDRVLRQFGLVQLVPGPPLAPLRGTRGSTSATYSVVYQYTDGLWQNWRDHMLHEDKRVPVTPGIPWESHQDYLPWFRRVSHLKVAHGRGDGHNTESAEERAAAALVLLDNCLSETRISPFDMKNTLREVQRILRGQDAAHTSTPGPSSGIIFTRHSQRNQFT